Below is a window of Aeromonas veronii DNA.
TGATGCTGCCCGCAAAGGGGGGTTTCTGGCGTTGGAGGCGGCAGAAATCCCCAATCCTTTTATGAAAAAAGGGATCGACATGCTGGTGGATGGTCACGATGCCGATGTGGTACGTGCTGTGATGGAAAAAGATATCGATCTAACCGAGGAGCGGCACACTAATGCGATCAAGGTGTTCAGAGCTCTCGGAGATTTGGGCCCCGCTATGGGGATGATCGGTACTCTGGTGGGGTTGGTAGCCATGTTGTCAAATATGAGTGACCCCAAGTCGATCGGTCCGGCGATGGCTGTGGCCTTGTTAACGACGTTGTATGGTGCGATTTTGGCGAATATGTTTGCCATACCGATAGCCGATAAGTTGGATCTGCGCAATGCCGAAGAGCGCCTTGGTCGTTCGCTGATTCTTGATGCCATTATGGGCATTCAG
It encodes the following:
- the pomA gene encoding flagellar motor protein PomA; this encodes MDLGSLIGIVLGFGVVVYAMVLGGGVGMFVDVPSILITFMGSIFIGMMKFNLGQFFLAFKVAGKAFMYKSDKLDDLILKSVELADAARKGGFLALEAAEIPNPFMKKGIDMLVDGHDADVVRAVMEKDIDLTEERHTNAIKVFRALGDLGPAMGMIGTLVGLVAMLSNMSDPKSIGPAMAVALLTTLYGAILANMFAIPIADKLDLRNAEERLGRSLILDAIMGIQDGQNPRVIESLLKNYLHQSKRGQAAE